Proteins from a genomic interval of Trichoderma breve strain T069 chromosome 2, whole genome shotgun sequence:
- a CDS encoding ras family domain-containing protein, with translation MAGRMVLYKLVVLGDGGVGKTALTIQLCLQHFVETYDPTIEDSYRKQVVIDGQPCMLEVLDTAGQEEYTALRDQWIRDGEGFVLVYSIASRSSFTRIKRFHHQIQRVKESLPVPIMLVGNKSDRVTEREVSTQEGHALARELGCEFVEASAKNCINVEKAFYDVVRILRRQRQQASRPPAGASGRARTSNGDVGGGGRDTHKYRRGKDGDKGKSKCIVL, from the exons atggcgggCAGAATGGTGCTGTACaagctggtggtgctgggcgatggtggtgttggcaaGACGGCCTTGACCATTCAGCTGTGTTTGCAGCATTTCGTCGAGACG TACGACCCGACAATTGAGGATTCGTACCGCAAGCAGGTTGTCATCGATGGCCAGCCCTGCATGCTCGAGGTCCTCGACACGGCCGGCCAGGAGGAATACACAGCGCTGCGAGACCAATGGATCCGAGACGGTGAAGGCTTTGTTCTAGTCTACAGCATCGCATCCCGCTCGTCCTTTACCCGCATCAAGCGCTTCCACCACCAGATCCAGCGCGTCAAGGAGTCT CTGCCTGTGCCCATCATGCTTGTGGGCAACAAGAGCGACAGAGTCACCGAGCGGGAGGTATCGACCCAGGAGGGACACGCCCTGGCTCGGGAGCTTGGCTGCGAGTTTGTCGAGGCCTCGGCCAAAAACTGCATCAATGTCGAAAAGGCCTTTTACGACGTCGTTAGGATTCTACGCCGACAGCGCCAGCAGGCCTCGCGACCGCCTGCGGGCGCAAGCGGCCGCGCTCGAACAAGCAATGGCGATGTAGGCGGCGGAGGCCGAGACACGCACAAGTATCGGCGCGGCAAGGACGGCGACAAGGGCAAGTCCAAGTGCATCGTGTTATGA